One region of Drosophila kikkawai strain 14028-0561.14 chromosome 2R, DkikHiC1v2, whole genome shotgun sequence genomic DNA includes:
- the hebe gene encoding E3 ubiquitin-protein ligase RNF12-B, protein MAETINNKPSIQIRSGLPSPLPDKSPSPATKLLISHGKPNFTISKSAKGEENGNALSPQPSATNNYNAYKSANSNVANNNNNKFIVGTKFNGVFKPSNGTATWATNGNGNGTSDGENEASKVVLRRPKLAESPTPADSEDADVPEFIRRQRRIQERLAKENVLDFENRRSGYFTHVMISPDSPNRTSFVETMASPAIVPALEIPAPVAEKVEEEKEQEPQPVVAAVVTSALITEPEPEPVTNGHSEEVAITNGHSKEESSDVAPEEVAKAIEEVNKAVAGEEEAEVEAAPEPAPVAVPESAPVAAERKAEPELEAEAVEAAPVAVAPTSAPAPVEAQVEVVEPAAPATNGQKEEETPATNGHKEEEEAITISHTNGQTNGHSSDGPSIPSPDPSGALGVNYEPKTVVSFSQELGGGENNYPDTVKVVTEGSPSQADGELKELAKLKFDIKSDEQNDDVQVTPALRAE, encoded by the coding sequence ATGGCCGAGACCATCAACAACAAGCCCAGCATACAGATCCGCAGCGGTCTGCCCTCGCCGCTGCCGGACAAGAGCCCCTCGCCGGCCACCAAGCTGCTGATCAGCCATGGCAAGCCCAACTTTACCATTTCCAAGTCCGCCAAGGGCGAGGAGAACGGCAATGCGCTGTCGCCCCAGCCGAGTGCCACCAACAACTACAATGCCTACAAGAGTGCCAACAGCAATGTGgccaataataacaacaacaaattcaTCGTCGGCACCAAGTTCAATGGCGTCTTCAAGCCCTCGAATGGCACCGCCACCTGGGCCaccaatggcaatggcaacggcaCCTCTGACGGCGAGAACGAAGCCTCTAAGGTCGTGCTGCGACGCCCCAAGCTGGCGGAGTCACCCACACCCGCCGATTCGGAGGACGCCGATGTGCCGGAGTTCATCAGACGCCAGCGACGCATCCAGGAGCGATTGGCCAAGGAGAATGTGTTGGACTTTGAGAACCGGCGCAGTGGCTATTTCACGCACGTCATGATCTCGCCAGACTCGCCCAACCGCACCTCCTTTGTGGAGACCATGGCCAGCCCAGCCATTGTTCCAGCCCTTGAGATCCCCGCCCCGGTGGCCGAGAAGGtagaggaggagaaggagcaggagccacAGCCCGTGGTGGCTGCTGTTGTCACCTCTGCTCTGATCAccgaacccgaacccgaaccTGTAACCAATGGGCACAGCGAGGAAGTCGCCATCACCAATGGACATTCGAAGGAGGAAAGCTCTGATGTGGCTCCCGAGGAGGTGGCCAAGGCCATTGAGGAGGTCAACAAGGCTGTGGCTGGCGAGGAGGAAGCAGAGGTGGAAGCAGCTCCCGAACCAGCTCCAGTGGCTGTCCCAGAATCAGCTCCAGTGGCGGCTGAGAGGAAAGCAGAACCAGAGCTAGAGGCAGAGGCTGTAGAGGCAGCACCCGTAGCCGTGGCACCCACATCTGCCCCCGCTCCGGTGGAGGCCCAGGTGGAGGTGGTAGAGCCAGCTGCCCCGGCAACAAACGGCCAAAAGGAGGAGGAAACTCCAGCCACAAATGGACacaaggaggaggaagaggccATCACCATTTCCCACACCAATGGACAGACCAATGGTCACAGCAGCGATGGCCCCAGCATACCTTCCCCAGATCCCAGCGGCGCCCTAGGAGTAAACTACGAGCCCAAGACAGTGGTCAGCTTCTCCCAGGAGCTGGGTGGCGGCGAAAACAATTATCCCGACACCGTTAAGGTAGTGACCGAAGGCAGCCCTTCACAGGCCGATGGAGAGCTCAAGGAGCTGGCCAAGCTGAAGTTTGACATCAAGAGCGACGAGCAGAACGATGATGTCCAGGTGACGCCAGCCTTGCGCGCGGAGTAA
- the dila gene encoding centrosomal protein of 131 kDa isoform X1 translates to MDLCLKGSQINLATRQKTKLKYTTRSLTTLHNPCPHFRPRSANFLQQRSRSSPFLGRPQSADPKFGRRQSSYFADKELRLSGKRQVSSNDLLKSLLGEPIKRSWLCRSTCNSSESDFSLHKRTPDSSEEGEQQLDRFLVTMSSSDKGKLSYSSYSSQQQGLSNGALLQRTAKPDLPGRVSFSKPNMHNDLDSSDCDNDKQEARPSISAPGPLTLPSFLSKQTESTDPTGQKKSVHFGSTAAEGEVLAETYEYPKCPSENCTCSTRSSSTTSTNEASAAELKCACDAPSCRFAEVSSQLEAPIPLPTSSLQKAPTPELNVIREYKQAVGSVQVVKNHLGSEPLNNIEPLPDYMGKYGSPTKEKQNNLSETKNLVSSSSNTSANNSGTSYRATSNPRNFGAENNFLPAVQEDRRSFGTTSSDSVINNYLKVASAPPFVGKKKENVKPASADPINRNSKAKPTPKTTGSTATVTQGKLKKAISVGSLREERKLSEYNLDKVDSWMSMQEQKQFDQKDKQGLEELDEAQDNDSASQISLKSNEDSRDSTYDEIVSVIKEIEEDKKRDNFSERIPSELNLKLDSRCETAETVTLSEGAVPESGDKYKDILAYLNNVESSCDKTLMETRRSIPESTRSEVEFVVEPDVTDEVPKLSELLMLPNHQLARRVIALSLRANELANAIHMSKEHVIQLRGEKQKSLRAEKSNGAAKLRDQKKHYEEVVTRHQGFIEQLLKDKGSLCEKVAALTRRLESQNQAWEHRLETELTRTKETTMAGEKIRRERWVRENTKKIKELTVKGLEAEINKMTCDHQRQVTELKRSHQMQLLDALEEARTKHEQIETGIRESCAQDREAVIEKERTAIRERFERQLEEEQRAQADQRQKMAEEFAAERERLQSELRQRESDHQVRRQEALREQEQELEQAKFEMQERMAKQEEKYQNRINTIEQQYQADFELWKTEHENKAKLAQAEKENAIRQHYRAERDRQLDELVVRMEADALQHGEEHEQKIARLKEKYEKDLALAESVEKSLREKYAETRGKLAEADAQVRNSQAEVKQLQLELGHSKKMCGDIISERDRLRDNLNADIQGELAVLSERHKQEMDQLQKRVHHTIQRQEETIEILKGDNDALRQQCLKLNAVIRQQRKDYCVK, encoded by the exons ATGGATTTATGTCTTAAGGGCTCGCAG ATAAACCTCGCCACACGACAGAAAACGAAGCTGAAGTACACCACTCGCTCGCTGACGACTCTCCACAATCCGTGTCCCCACTTCCGGCCCCGCTCGGCGAACTTCCTGCAGCAGCGCAGTCGCTCCTCGCCCTTCCTGGGGCGACCTCAGTCCGCGGATCCCAAGTTTGGTCGCCGGCAGAGCAGCTACTTTGCCGACAAGGAGCTCCGGCTCAGCGGCAAG AGACAAGTCTCTTCCAACGACCTGCTAAAGTCTTTGCTTGGGGAGCCCATCAAGCGGAGCTGGCTGTGCCGCAGCACCTGCAACTCCTCCGAGTCGGACTTCTCGCTGCACAAACGCACCCCCGACAGCAGCGAGGAGggggagcagcagctggaccGGTTCCTGGTCACCATGTCGAGCAGCGACAAGGGTAAGTTATCGTACAGCTCCTACTCAAGCCAGCAGCAGGGCCTTAGTAATGGAGCTCTGCTCCAGCGCACCGCCAAGCCTGATCTTCCGGGAAGGGTGTCCTTCAGCAAGCCGAATATGCACAACGACCTGGACTCCAGTGACTGCGACAATGACAAGCAGGAGGCACGTCCTAGCATCTCTGCTCCGGGTCCTCTAACTCTTCCCAGCTTTTTGAGCAAACAGACGGAATCGACGGATCCCACTGGGCAGAAGAAGTCAGTCCACTTTGGCTCCACTGCCGCCGAGGGAGAGGTCCTGGCGGAGACCTACGAGTATCCCAAGTGTCCCTCGGAGAACTGCACCTGCAGCACGCGATCCTCTTCCACGACGAGCACCAATGAGGCCTCGGCGGCGGAACTCAAGTGTGCTTGTGATGCTCCAAGTTGTCGCTTTGCGGAGGTCAGTTCCCAATTGGAAGCTCCTATTCCACTTCCTACTTCCAGCCTCCAAAAGGCTCCCACGCCGGAGTTGAATGTGATCAGGGAGTACAAGCAGGCTGTGGGCAGTGTCCAGGTGGTGAAGAATCACTTGGGATCCGAGCCCCTAAATAACATCGAGCCCCTGCCGGATTATATGGGCAAGTACGGCTCTCCGACGAAGGAGAAGCAAAACAATCTGTCCGAGACCAAGAACCTGGTCTCCTCCTCCAGCAATACTTCTGCCAACAACAGTGGCACCTCCTACCGAGCAACTTCCAATCCAAGGAACTTTGGAGCCGAAAACAATTTCCTGCCCGCCGTGCAGGAGGATCGGCGATCCTTTGGTACCACCAGCTCCGACTCGGTCATCAACAACTACCTCAAGGTGGCCTCGGCTCCTCCTTTTGTGGGCAAGAAAAAGGAGAACGTGAAGCCGGCCAGTGCGGATCCCATTAACCGGAATAGCAAGGCCAAGCCGACGCCCAAGACGACAGGCAGTACGGCGACTGTTACCCAGGGAAAGCTGAAGAAGGCTATCAGTGTGGGCAGCCTAAGGGAGGAGCGAAAGCTCTCTGAATACAATCTGGACAAGGTGGACAGCTGGATGAGCatgcaggagcagaagcagttCGACCAGAAGGACAAGCAGGGACTGGAGGAACTGGACGAGGCTCAGGACAATGACAGTGCTTCCCAGATCTCCCTGAAGTCGAATGAAGACTCCAGGGACTCCACCTACGATGAGATCGTGTCCGTCATTAAAGAGATTGAGGAGGACAAGAAGAGGG aCAACTTTTCCGAGAGAATTCCCAGTGAACTTAACCTAAAGTTGGACTCGCGTTGTGAGACCGCTGAAACCGTGACCCTTAGCGAGGGAGCAGTTCCCGAGAGTGGAGATAAATACAA AGACATCTTGGCCTATCTGAACAATGTGGAGAGCAGTTGCGACAAAACGCTGATGGAAACACGTCGCTCCATTCCGGAGAGCACTCGATCCGAGGTGGAGTTTGTGGTGGAGCCCGATGTCACCGATGAGGTTCCCAA ATTATCTGAGCTGCTCATGCTGCCAAATCACCAGCTGGCCCGTAGGGTCATTGCTCTAAGCCTGCGGGCCAATGAGCTGGCCAATGCCATCCACATGTCCAAGGAGCATGTAATACAGCTGCGTGGCGAAAAGCAAAAGAGCCTGCGGGCCGAGAAGTCCAATGGTGCCGCCAAGCTAAGGGACCAGAAGAAGCACTACGAGGAGGTGGTGACCCGGCACCAGGGATTCATTGAGCAACTGCTCAAGGACAAGGGCTCTCTCTGCGAGAAGGTGGCCGCTCTAACCCGTCGACTAGAAAGCCAGAATCAGGCCTGGGAGCACCGCCTGGAAACGGAGTTGACAAGGACAAAAGAGACCACCATGGCGGGCGAGAAAATCCGACGAGAGCGTTGGGTGCGAGAGAATACCAAGAAGATCAAG GAGCTCACGGTGAAGGGCCTGGAGGCGGAGATCAACAAGATGACCTGTGACCACCAGCGACAGGTCACCGAGCTAAAGCGCTCCCACCAGATGCAGCTACTCGACGCCCTGGAAGAAGCGCGCACCAAGCACGAACAGATCGAGACGGGCATCCGCGAGAGTTGCGCACAGGATCGCGAGGCTGTAATCGAGAAGGAGCGAACTGCCATTCGGGAGCGATTCGAAcgccagctggaggaggagcagcgggCTCAGGCTGATCAGCGACAGAAGATGGCCGAGGAGTTTGCCGCCGAGCGGGAGCGCCTGCAGTCAGAGCTCCGGCAGCGGGAGTCCGATCACCAGGTGCGCCGCCAGGAGGCATTGCGGGAACAGGAGCAAGAACTAGAGCAGGCCAAGTTCGAGATGCAGGAGCGCATGGCCAAGCAGGAGGAGAAGTACCAGAACCGCATCAACACCATTGAGCAGCAGTACCAGGCGGACTTTGAGCTGTGGAAGACGGAGCACGAGAACAAGGCCAAGCTGGCCCAGGCGGAGAAGGAGAATGCCATTCGGCAGCACTATCGGGCGGAGAGGGATCGCCAGCTGGACGAGCTGGTGGTGCGCATGGAAGCCGATGCACTGCAGCATGGCGAGGAGCACGAGCAGAAGATTGC TCGCCTCAAGGAGAAGTACGAGAAGGATTTGGCACTGGCCGAGAGTGTGGAGAAGTCGCTGCGGGAGAAATACGCGGAGACGCGTGGCAAACTGGCGGAGGCGGATGCCCAGGTGCGAAACAGCCAGGCTGAGGTGAAGCAGCTTCAACTGGAGCTGGGACACAGCAAGAAGATGTGTGGCGACATCATCAGCGAGCGGGACAGGCTGCGGGACAACCTTAACGCGGACATCCAAGGTGAGCTGGCCGTGCTGAGCGAGCGGCACAAGCAGGAGATGGATCAGCTCCAGAAGCGTGTCCATCACACCATCCAGCGGCAGGAGGAGACCATTGAGATCCTGAAGGGCGACAATGATGCCCTGAGGCAGCAGTGCCTCAAGCTAAACGCGGTTATACGACAGCAACGCAAGGATTACTgcgttaaataa
- the LOC108078317 gene encoding uncharacterized protein, with the protein MYALRDLNNCSNIGNSFGFVCRTLKKQCGIQQLGSLEKFEFVELLKLLNAKERLLASKFFCQLPANVGSFRVLLQLQQLGILTASEYILSKEHSEQLQVDLIIFLESEFELLTNVFISAAYDVECGVKLTSILTAALGNLYAGLVNNPKISNLGYVEPLRRDLPADALSVCRNMHLSTLMELHRSEDITEAFAKFSGWINEGVDELTFVKHLCDKLFACHHQEALQFLFKQSNMENFKEWKFYLILVQSIASAANSETSAFIRKHLKNRLLQTASSGCLKSLLHLLLTARAATATTMCILTNLDNYAKWYKQNIGEMTYILGTDKFQVMLGLLEESLQYERELQYLEIHVTIAISPGGRLVQAYKTKCRAYASQLKAEAKKKPLRESNTN; encoded by the exons atgtATGCCTTGCGGGACCTTAATAATTGCTCAAATATCGGCAACAGCTTCGGCTTTGTGTGCAGG ACCCTGAAAAAGCAATGTGGAATCCAGCAATTGGGATCTTTGGAGAAATTCGAGTTTGTGGAGCTTCTTAAGTTGTTAAATGCCAAGGAAAGG CTATTGGCCTCCAAGTTCTTTTGCCAGTTGCCCGCCAATGTGGGCAGTTTCCGCGTCCTactccagctccagcagctCGGCATACTCACCGCCTCTGAGTATATACTTAG CAAGGAGCACTCGGAGCAGCTGCAAGTGGACTTGATCATTTTTCTGGAATCCGAATTCGAGCTGCTCACAAATGTCTTTATTTCCGCGGCATATG ATGTCGAGTGCGGTGTAAAGTTGACCTCAATCCTAACAGCTGCCCTGGGCAATCTCTATGCCGGTCTGGTGAACAATCCAAAAATAAGTAATTTGGGCTATGTAGAACCCTTGCGGCGAGATCTTCCAG CTGATGCCCTAAGTGTCTGCAGAAATATGCATTTAAGTACCCTGATGGAACTGCACCGTTCAGAGGATATCACAGAGGCCTTTGCAAAATTCAGTGGCTGGATTAACGAGGGCGTTGATGAACTAACTTTTGTGAAGCATCTCTGCGATAAG CTCTTTGCCTGCCATCACCAGGAAGCTCTTCAATTTCTTTTCAAGCAGTCGAACATGGAAAATTTCAAGGAATGGAAGTTCTATTTGATTCTAGTGCAGTCCATTGCCAGCGCTGCCAACTCGGAAACTTCAGCATTTATTAGAA aacatttaaaaaaccGCCTCCTGCAAACCGCCTCTTCAGGCTGCCTGAAATCTTTGCTGCACTTGCTGTTAACAGCGCGGGCTGCTACTGCCACTACCATGTGTATTCTGACAAATTTAGACAACTACGCCAAGTGGTATAAGCAGAATATTGGCGAAATGACATACATCCTGGGTACGGACAAATTCCAGGTCATGTTGGGACTACTGGAAGAGTCTTTGCAATACGAAAGAGAGCTGCAATACCTTGAG ATTCATGTGACAATAGCCATTTCACCTGGCGGACGACTCGTTCAGGCCTACAAAACCAAGTGCCGTGCATATGCATCGCAATTGAAAGCGGAAGCCAAGAAAAAACCGCTAAGAGAAAGTAATACCAACTAG
- the lectin-46Ca gene encoding enolase-phosphatase E1, translated as MRILSILILTWVVAHLDQVSGKRRLQKGPKNKGPCGKPYLQQVNGKCYYVSTKKINWFGAQNNCLRKDLNLADVATPEDFKAVTDYLKSQYGKEDYWIGGNDLQKEGKFSYISNGEPMNYMGEDIMVEPTVRSNVDDCLELRIRTNTTTIMDVNCRDKKYFVCENSQLKCVEPTADENGNNHHSHEHLHHFHHDAGEKEQQGAGKADMEADESESRPLDNSNSTEIGTSDEKGLTEAGNDTTTAVDTASEGVTTEAAAPTEEAKPTGEETKPTGEEAKPTGEETKPTGEEATPTGEEATAKEEAKPAEEATAVEEAKPKEEATAAAEAPVARTAPLPERN; from the exons ATGAGGATACTTTCCATTCTGATACTGACCTGGGTCGTGGCACATCTCGACCAAGTGTCGGGGAAAAGGCGACTGCAGAAAGGACCCAAAAACAAAGGTCCTTGCGGCAAGCCCTATCTGCAGCAAGTCAACGGAAAATGCTACTACGTGAGCACAAAAAAG ATTAACTGGTTTGGGGCCCAGAACAACTGCCTGCGCAAAGACCTCAACCTGGCAGACGTGGCCACACCGGAAGACTTCAAGGCGGTGACCGACTATCTGAAGTCGCAGTATGGCAAAGAGGACTACTGGATTGGCGGCAACGACCTGCAAAAGGAGGGTAAGTTCAGCTACATCAGCAACGGTGAACCAATGAACTACATGGGCGAGGACATCATGGTGGAGCCAACGGTTCGCTCCAATGtggatgactgcctggagctgAGAATCCGgaccaacaccaccaccataATGGACGTAAACTGCCGCGATAAGAAGTACTTCGTCTGTGAGAACTCCCAGCTGAAGTGCGTCGAACCAACTGCCGATGAGAACGGTAACAACCACCACAGCCACGAGCATCTGCATCACTTCCACCACGATGCGGGCGAAAAGGAGCAGCAAGGAGCTGGGAAAGCGGACATGGAAGCGGATGAAAGCGAGTCGCGTCCACTTGACAATTCGAATTCGACGGAAATTGGCACATCGGATGAGAAGGGGTTGACAGAAGCAGGCAATGACACCACCACCGCGGTGGACACAGCATCAGAAGGTGTCACCACAGAAGCGGCAGCCCCAACAGAAGAAGCCAAGCCAACAGGAGAAGAAACCAAGCCGACAGGAGAAGAAGCCAAGCCGACAGGAGAGGAAACCAAGCCGACAGGAGAAGAAGCCACGCCGACAGGAGAAGAAGCCACGGCGAAAGAAGAAGCCAAGCCGGCAGAAGAAGCCACGGCGGTAGAAGAAGCCAAGCCGAAAGAAGAAGCCACGGCGGCAGCAGAAGCACCCGTTGCAAGAACAGCTCCTTTACCAGAAAGAAACTAA
- the dila gene encoding centrosomal protein of 131 kDa isoform X2: MHNDLDSSDCDNDKQEARPSISAPGPLTLPSFLSKQTESTDPTGQKKSVHFGSTAAEGEVLAETYEYPKCPSENCTCSTRSSSTTSTNEASAAELKCACDAPSCRFAEVSSQLEAPIPLPTSSLQKAPTPELNVIREYKQAVGSVQVVKNHLGSEPLNNIEPLPDYMGKYGSPTKEKQNNLSETKNLVSSSSNTSANNSGTSYRATSNPRNFGAENNFLPAVQEDRRSFGTTSSDSVINNYLKVASAPPFVGKKKENVKPASADPINRNSKAKPTPKTTGSTATVTQGKLKKAISVGSLREERKLSEYNLDKVDSWMSMQEQKQFDQKDKQGLEELDEAQDNDSASQISLKSNEDSRDSTYDEIVSVIKEIEEDKKRDNFSERIPSELNLKLDSRCETAETVTLSEGAVPESGDKYKDILAYLNNVESSCDKTLMETRRSIPESTRSEVEFVVEPDVTDEVPKLSELLMLPNHQLARRVIALSLRANELANAIHMSKEHVIQLRGEKQKSLRAEKSNGAAKLRDQKKHYEEVVTRHQGFIEQLLKDKGSLCEKVAALTRRLESQNQAWEHRLETELTRTKETTMAGEKIRRERWVRENTKKIKELTVKGLEAEINKMTCDHQRQVTELKRSHQMQLLDALEEARTKHEQIETGIRESCAQDREAVIEKERTAIRERFERQLEEEQRAQADQRQKMAEEFAAERERLQSELRQRESDHQVRRQEALREQEQELEQAKFEMQERMAKQEEKYQNRINTIEQQYQADFELWKTEHENKAKLAQAEKENAIRQHYRAERDRQLDELVVRMEADALQHGEEHEQKIARLKEKYEKDLALAESVEKSLREKYAETRGKLAEADAQVRNSQAEVKQLQLELGHSKKMCGDIISERDRLRDNLNADIQGELAVLSERHKQEMDQLQKRVHHTIQRQEETIEILKGDNDALRQQCLKLNAVIRQQRKDYCVK; this comes from the exons ATGCACAACGACCTGGACTCCAGTGACTGCGACAATGACAAGCAGGAGGCACGTCCTAGCATCTCTGCTCCGGGTCCTCTAACTCTTCCCAGCTTTTTGAGCAAACAGACGGAATCGACGGATCCCACTGGGCAGAAGAAGTCAGTCCACTTTGGCTCCACTGCCGCCGAGGGAGAGGTCCTGGCGGAGACCTACGAGTATCCCAAGTGTCCCTCGGAGAACTGCACCTGCAGCACGCGATCCTCTTCCACGACGAGCACCAATGAGGCCTCGGCGGCGGAACTCAAGTGTGCTTGTGATGCTCCAAGTTGTCGCTTTGCGGAGGTCAGTTCCCAATTGGAAGCTCCTATTCCACTTCCTACTTCCAGCCTCCAAAAGGCTCCCACGCCGGAGTTGAATGTGATCAGGGAGTACAAGCAGGCTGTGGGCAGTGTCCAGGTGGTGAAGAATCACTTGGGATCCGAGCCCCTAAATAACATCGAGCCCCTGCCGGATTATATGGGCAAGTACGGCTCTCCGACGAAGGAGAAGCAAAACAATCTGTCCGAGACCAAGAACCTGGTCTCCTCCTCCAGCAATACTTCTGCCAACAACAGTGGCACCTCCTACCGAGCAACTTCCAATCCAAGGAACTTTGGAGCCGAAAACAATTTCCTGCCCGCCGTGCAGGAGGATCGGCGATCCTTTGGTACCACCAGCTCCGACTCGGTCATCAACAACTACCTCAAGGTGGCCTCGGCTCCTCCTTTTGTGGGCAAGAAAAAGGAGAACGTGAAGCCGGCCAGTGCGGATCCCATTAACCGGAATAGCAAGGCCAAGCCGACGCCCAAGACGACAGGCAGTACGGCGACTGTTACCCAGGGAAAGCTGAAGAAGGCTATCAGTGTGGGCAGCCTAAGGGAGGAGCGAAAGCTCTCTGAATACAATCTGGACAAGGTGGACAGCTGGATGAGCatgcaggagcagaagcagttCGACCAGAAGGACAAGCAGGGACTGGAGGAACTGGACGAGGCTCAGGACAATGACAGTGCTTCCCAGATCTCCCTGAAGTCGAATGAAGACTCCAGGGACTCCACCTACGATGAGATCGTGTCCGTCATTAAAGAGATTGAGGAGGACAAGAAGAGGG aCAACTTTTCCGAGAGAATTCCCAGTGAACTTAACCTAAAGTTGGACTCGCGTTGTGAGACCGCTGAAACCGTGACCCTTAGCGAGGGAGCAGTTCCCGAGAGTGGAGATAAATACAA AGACATCTTGGCCTATCTGAACAATGTGGAGAGCAGTTGCGACAAAACGCTGATGGAAACACGTCGCTCCATTCCGGAGAGCACTCGATCCGAGGTGGAGTTTGTGGTGGAGCCCGATGTCACCGATGAGGTTCCCAA ATTATCTGAGCTGCTCATGCTGCCAAATCACCAGCTGGCCCGTAGGGTCATTGCTCTAAGCCTGCGGGCCAATGAGCTGGCCAATGCCATCCACATGTCCAAGGAGCATGTAATACAGCTGCGTGGCGAAAAGCAAAAGAGCCTGCGGGCCGAGAAGTCCAATGGTGCCGCCAAGCTAAGGGACCAGAAGAAGCACTACGAGGAGGTGGTGACCCGGCACCAGGGATTCATTGAGCAACTGCTCAAGGACAAGGGCTCTCTCTGCGAGAAGGTGGCCGCTCTAACCCGTCGACTAGAAAGCCAGAATCAGGCCTGGGAGCACCGCCTGGAAACGGAGTTGACAAGGACAAAAGAGACCACCATGGCGGGCGAGAAAATCCGACGAGAGCGTTGGGTGCGAGAGAATACCAAGAAGATCAAG GAGCTCACGGTGAAGGGCCTGGAGGCGGAGATCAACAAGATGACCTGTGACCACCAGCGACAGGTCACCGAGCTAAAGCGCTCCCACCAGATGCAGCTACTCGACGCCCTGGAAGAAGCGCGCACCAAGCACGAACAGATCGAGACGGGCATCCGCGAGAGTTGCGCACAGGATCGCGAGGCTGTAATCGAGAAGGAGCGAACTGCCATTCGGGAGCGATTCGAAcgccagctggaggaggagcagcgggCTCAGGCTGATCAGCGACAGAAGATGGCCGAGGAGTTTGCCGCCGAGCGGGAGCGCCTGCAGTCAGAGCTCCGGCAGCGGGAGTCCGATCACCAGGTGCGCCGCCAGGAGGCATTGCGGGAACAGGAGCAAGAACTAGAGCAGGCCAAGTTCGAGATGCAGGAGCGCATGGCCAAGCAGGAGGAGAAGTACCAGAACCGCATCAACACCATTGAGCAGCAGTACCAGGCGGACTTTGAGCTGTGGAAGACGGAGCACGAGAACAAGGCCAAGCTGGCCCAGGCGGAGAAGGAGAATGCCATTCGGCAGCACTATCGGGCGGAGAGGGATCGCCAGCTGGACGAGCTGGTGGTGCGCATGGAAGCCGATGCACTGCAGCATGGCGAGGAGCACGAGCAGAAGATTGC TCGCCTCAAGGAGAAGTACGAGAAGGATTTGGCACTGGCCGAGAGTGTGGAGAAGTCGCTGCGGGAGAAATACGCGGAGACGCGTGGCAAACTGGCGGAGGCGGATGCCCAGGTGCGAAACAGCCAGGCTGAGGTGAAGCAGCTTCAACTGGAGCTGGGACACAGCAAGAAGATGTGTGGCGACATCATCAGCGAGCGGGACAGGCTGCGGGACAACCTTAACGCGGACATCCAAGGTGAGCTGGCCGTGCTGAGCGAGCGGCACAAGCAGGAGATGGATCAGCTCCAGAAGCGTGTCCATCACACCATCCAGCGGCAGGAGGAGACCATTGAGATCCTGAAGGGCGACAATGATGCCCTGAGGCAGCAGTGCCTCAAGCTAAACGCGGTTATACGACAGCAACGCAAGGATTACTgcgttaaataa
- the LOC108078321 gene encoding uncharacterized protein isoform X2, with amino-acid sequence MFSSITASLKNFGDKTANLFSKKKDEAEKLANEKAVEAQKLAEEQAKKVGQSVQQTKGEAEQLAASTAKEAAALANAEAQKAGQAIDAGVNRAAGAVNQGKQAVDNTVAQAQAVAQNSKQVAANVAEASQRAAANAVDQTKKAANDAINKSVKAAETVADQKLKQAEGAIDGALKQTSQAVDQKLHEANQYVDEKRQSVEKSVQEAAGQAQESAGQQASALLGKLHLGQK; translated from the exons ATGTTCAGCTCGATTACAG CCTCTTTGAAGAACTTTGGCGACAAGACGGCCAATCTGTTCAGCAAGAAGAAGGATGAGGCCGAGAAGCTGGCCAACGAGAAGGCCGTCGAGGCCCAGAAGCTAGCCGAGGAGCAGGCCAAGAAGGTGGGTCAGTCGGTGCAGCAGACCAAGGGAGAGGCTGAGCAGCTAGCCGCCAGCACGG CCAAGGAAGCCGCTGCTCTGGCCAACGCTGAGGCCCAGAAGGCCGGTCAGGCCATCGATGCGGGCGTAAACCGTGCCGCCGGAGCTGTCAACCAGGGCAAGCAGGCCGTGGACAACACAGTGGCGCAGGCGCAGGCCGTGGCCCAGAACTCCAAGCAGGTGGCCGCCAATGTGGCCGAGGCCTCCCAGCGGGCTGCTGCCAATGCCGTGGACCAGACAAAGAAGGCCGCCAATGATGCCATCAACAAGAGCGTCAAGGCCGCCGAGACTGTGGCGGACCAGAAGCTGAAGCAGGCGGAGGGTGCCATTGATGGAGCTCTCAAGCAGACCAGCCAGGCGGTGGACCAGAAGCTGCACGAGGCCAACCAGTACGTGGACGAGAAGCGTCAGTCTGTGGAGAAGAGTGTGCAGGAGGCGGCTGGACAGGCCCAGGAGTCTGCTGGCCAGCAGGCAAGCGCTCTGCTCGGCAAGCTGCATCTGGGCCAGAAGTAA